One genomic region from Evansella sp. LMS18 encodes:
- a CDS encoding CBASS cGAMP-activated phospholipase: MRILCLDGGGVRGIFSAAILQEIEQECGKPVNEMFDMVAGTSTGSIIAASVVLNKDLNEVKQKYKTHGKAIFTPQAKIGLFKTVYNDKEMRKYFREALGEVSLSEIKKPLLIPSVNISEGSPYVYRSNYRKDVQEDLSVKVWDAVLSSCSAPVYFPPNNVQNKYLTADGGLWANNPSLVCLTEAVHYFKEPMDKVKILSIGTGEQKINFEINSKKSWGIKEWLPFHFQSRRITPKLLDLAMHLSSEAVSEQCEKLMGKNYLRLNADLGKEVPFDEMESIEELVELSKQVITNKKNEVLEFLS; encoded by the coding sequence ATGCGTATTTTATGTCTGGACGGCGGAGGGGTTCGCGGTATTTTTTCCGCTGCCATTCTTCAGGAGATAGAACAGGAATGCGGCAAACCAGTAAATGAAATGTTCGATATGGTTGCAGGTACGAGTACCGGATCCATTATCGCCGCATCCGTAGTTTTAAATAAAGATTTAAATGAAGTAAAACAAAAATATAAAACGCATGGGAAAGCGATTTTTACCCCGCAGGCTAAAATTGGCCTTTTTAAAACGGTTTACAATGATAAAGAAATGAGAAAGTACTTCAGGGAGGCGCTTGGGGAAGTAAGCCTCTCGGAAATAAAGAAACCATTACTCATTCCTTCTGTGAACATAAGTGAAGGCTCCCCCTATGTATACCGGTCAAATTACCGGAAGGATGTGCAGGAAGATTTGTCTGTAAAAGTTTGGGATGCCGTCCTTTCTTCCTGTTCAGCGCCAGTTTATTTCCCACCTAACAATGTGCAAAACAAATATTTAACGGCAGATGGAGGATTATGGGCCAATAACCCTTCACTCGTATGCCTTACAGAAGCGGTTCACTATTTTAAAGAACCAATGGATAAGGTGAAAATTCTTTCCATAGGAACAGGGGAGCAGAAAATAAACTTTGAAATTAATTCAAAGAAATCCTGGGGAATTAAAGAGTGGCTTCCTTTTCATTTTCAGTCCAGAAGAATTACACCAAAACTGCTGGACCTTGCAATGCACTTGTCGTCCGAAGCAGTTTCCGAACAGTGTGAAAAGCTGATGGGTAAAAATTATTTGCGGCTGAACGCCGATCTTGGAAAAGAAGTCCCTTTTGATGAAATGGAAAGTATTGAGGAGCTTGTGGAGCTCTCCAAGCAAGTAATCACTAACAAAAAAAATGAAGTTCTGGAATTCTTAAGTTAG
- a CDS encoding SDR family oxidoreductase, giving the protein MKKEIALITGTSTGLGFHTALKLAENGYTVVAAMRNTDKKQRLAEEAVRLLVENNVDIVKMDVTDESEITAIQKYVQDKYGKLDVLINNAGYSLGGVTEHLKTSDWKNQFSTNLFGAVAVTKAFLPLMRKNGKGKIINIGSISGRFGFPGLGPYAASKFALEGFSESLRLELVNFNISVSIIEAGSYKTKIWEKGMGGVNTEEENEYSTLIRNLHKAAGNSAEGAAEPGEVAELILKICRTARPKLRYQTGKGIRTAIFLKGVLPWSFFERLILRKIYSKK; this is encoded by the coding sequence ATGAAAAAAGAAATTGCACTAATAACAGGAACAAGTACAGGGCTTGGTTTTCATACAGCTCTTAAGCTTGCTGAAAATGGGTATACTGTCGTTGCTGCTATGAGAAATACTGATAAAAAGCAACGCCTCGCGGAAGAAGCAGTACGTTTACTGGTCGAGAATAACGTTGATATTGTTAAAATGGATGTTACGGACGAGTCGGAAATTACAGCCATACAAAAGTATGTTCAGGATAAATATGGAAAACTGGATGTATTAATTAATAATGCCGGTTATTCACTTGGAGGAGTGACTGAGCATCTGAAAACTTCCGACTGGAAAAATCAGTTCAGCACAAATTTGTTCGGTGCAGTCGCTGTCACGAAGGCCTTTCTCCCGTTAATGAGAAAAAACGGGAAAGGGAAGATTATAAACATTGGGAGCATCAGCGGGAGATTCGGTTTCCCCGGGTTAGGCCCTTATGCAGCATCAAAATTTGCATTGGAAGGCTTCAGTGAATCCCTGAGACTTGAGCTGGTGAATTTCAATATTAGTGTCAGTATCATTGAAGCAGGCTCCTATAAAACTAAAATATGGGAAAAAGGGATGGGAGGTGTGAATACTGAGGAGGAAAATGAGTATTCCACACTTATCCGGAATCTGCATAAGGCAGCCGGAAACTCAGCTGAAGGAGCAGCTGAGCCTGGAGAAGTGGCAGAATTAATTTTGAAAATCTGCCGGACCGCCAGACCAAAGCTTCGTTACCAAACAGGGAAGGGGATCAGGACAGCGATCTTCCTGAAAGGGGTTCTTCCCTGGTCTTTTTTTGAACGACTAATTTTGAGAAAGATTTACTCAAAAAAATGA